One Nicotiana tomentosiformis chromosome 4, ASM39032v3, whole genome shotgun sequence genomic window carries:
- the LOC104119472 gene encoding protein LURP-one-related 15-like, which yields MEGGTVVIGHRFCSPQPLQLSIKKKIYILAGYGYEVKDAYDNIVFTIEKVLGFFRSNKVLVFDAAGVPLVTLKSKKFTWHSRKQAFKGDSTDKKDLIFSAKTSSMFQFTTKLDVFLANNISEEVCDFWMKTNYMESTCDIFAGQSSTLIARMKKKYILLGRDKLIMTVNPNVDYAFIVSLIVILQEILSSTQNDSV from the exons ATGGAAGGAGGTACAGTTGTGATTGGTCATCGGTTTTGTTCTCCTCAGCCTCTTCAACTATccataaaaaagaaaatatacatCCTGGCTGGCTATGGATATGAAGTTAAAGATGCTTATGACAACATTGTCTTCACCATTGAAAAAGTATTGGGGTTCTTTCGTAGCAACAAGGTGCTTGTCTTTGATGCTGCTGGAGTTCCACTTGTCACTCTAAAAAGCAAG AAATTTACGTGGCATAGTAGAAAGCAAGCCTTTAAGGGAGACAGCACAGACAAAAAGGACCTCATTTTTAGTGCCAAGACTTCTTCAATGTTCCAATTCACCACAAAATTGGATGTTTTCTTAGCCAATAATATATCAGAAGAAGTTTGTGATTTTTGGATGAAGACCAACTACATGGAGTCaacttgtgatatttttgctGGACAATCATCCACTCTAATAGCTCGG AtgaaaaagaaatatatattGCTAGGAAGAGACAAGTTGATAATGACAGTGAACCCAAACGTGGATTATGCCTTCATAGTCTCACTTATAGTTATCCTCCAAGAGATTTTGAGCTCAACACAAAACGACTCGGTCTAG
- the LOC138910110 gene encoding uncharacterized protein: protein MGENTIDHTHPLFLGPSDTPSSVSIPVKLTRSKNYGLWSRSMRIALLGKRKLGFVTGTCKKESYKITDLQEQWKTCNAIVLSWIMNIVCEDLLGGIVYASDAHLV from the coding sequence ATGGGAGAGAACACAATTGACCACACACATCCCCTGTTTTTGGGTCCTTCAGACACTCCGAGCTCTGTATCAATTCCGGTAAAGCTCACTAGGTCGAAAAACTATGGGTTATGGAGTAGGTCGATGAGGATTGCACTTTTGGGGAAAAGGAAGCTAGGGTTTGTGACCGGCACATGCAAAAAGGAATCCTACAAGATAACTGATTTACAGGAGCAATGGAAGACCTGTAATGCTATTGTTTTGTCATGGATCATGAACATTGTGTGTGAGGACCTTCTTGGTGGCATTGTGTATGCTTCAGATGCTCATCTCGTTTAG